From Pseudodesulfovibrio nedwellii:
ATTATCGGTATCCCCAAGGAAATCAAAACACTTGAGAATCGCGTTTCCATGACCCCCGGGGCCGTGGAATCTCTGGTACGTCACGGCAACAAGGTGCTCGTCGAAGCTGGAGCCGGTCTTGGCAGTGGCCTGACCGATGCTGAATACGAGACCGCAGGTGCCGCCATGGTCTCCGCCGAGGAAGCATGGGGCGCGGAAATGGTCATCAAGGTCAAAGAACCGCTGGATTCTGAATTCAAGTATCTCCGCAAAGGTCTTATCCTGTTCACCTACCTGCATCTGGCTGCTGCCGAGTCCCTGACTCACGCTCTGCTGGAATCCGGCACCACCGGCATCGCCTACGAAACAGTTGAATCCCCGGACCACACCCTGCCACTGCTTACCCCCATGTCCGAAGTGGCTGGCCGTATGGCAACACAGGTCGGCGCACACCACCTTGAAAAGACTCAGGGCGGCGAAGGAATTCTCCTCGGCGGCGTTCCCGGCGTATATCCGGCAGAAGTCATGGTTATCGGTGGCGGCGTGGTCGGCACTAACGCGGCTCGCATTGCCATGGGCATGGGCGCTCGCGTAACCATCCTCGATCTTTCCCACCAGCGTCTCCAGTATCTGGACGAAGTATTCCAGGGCCGCATCACCACCATGATGTCCACCGAGCCGAATATCCGTCAGATGATCACCAAGGCTGACCTTGTTGTCGGCGCGGTGCTCATTCCCGGCGCAAAGGCTCCGAACCTCATCACCCGCGACATGCTTTCGCTCATGAAAAAAGGTTCCGTCATCGTTGACGTCGCCGTTGATCAGGGTGGCTGCGTAGAGACCATCAAAGCCACCACGCACGACGATCCCACATACATCGTTGACGGCGTGGTTCACTACGGCGTAGCGAATATGCCCGGCGCAGTTCCCCGCACCTCCACCTTCGCATTGGTCAACCAGACCACGCCGTACGCCCTGCGTCTGGCCGCCAAGGGCGTTGATGCCCTCAAGGACGATCCGGGCCTGGCTCTCGGCCTGAACACTTACAAGGGCAAATTGACCTGTCCCGCTGTCGGCGAAGCCTTTGGCATGGAGTCCCAGACTCCCGAAGAAGCTCTCGGCATATAGCATGGCTCCAAACTCGACATCATTCAAGAAAAGCAAAGGCCCCGATCAATTGATCGGGGCCTTTTTTTGCGCTTTGCAACAGGCTCGGATATGGTGCGCCGACAAGGAGTTCCCAATGAAAAAAGACATCCTCTTCACTCTGCCCGCCAGCTTCATGAATGGTATGGACGGCCCGTTGTTCTGACCGGAATGTGCAATCCTGGAAGGATTGCTTGGCTACTTTCCTCAATTGCGGGAAGAACTTGATGTCAAAACCATCGAATTCGTACGTCCCAGAGCCTCAATCATCACATTTCTCGGTGAAAAAAATCAGGAATGCCCCTGCCTGATTCTGGCAGATCCGACCAAAGCAAAAGGGCTGCCGATCCAACAATATGGACCGCACACCTTCATCACCGACGACAAAATCATCATCGAATATCTGGCCCGCAACAACGGCATCAGCCGCCCGGCGCACGACTAACACAG
This genomic window contains:
- a CDS encoding DUF3088 family protein yields the protein MLEGLLGYFPQLREELDVKTIEFVRPRASIITFLGEKNQECPCLILADPTKAKGLPIQQYGPHTFITDDKIIIEYLARNNGISRPAHD
- the ald gene encoding alanine dehydrogenase, which encodes MIIGIPKEIKTLENRVSMTPGAVESLVRHGNKVLVEAGAGLGSGLTDAEYETAGAAMVSAEEAWGAEMVIKVKEPLDSEFKYLRKGLILFTYLHLAAAESLTHALLESGTTGIAYETVESPDHTLPLLTPMSEVAGRMATQVGAHHLEKTQGGEGILLGGVPGVYPAEVMVIGGGVVGTNAARIAMGMGARVTILDLSHQRLQYLDEVFQGRITTMMSTEPNIRQMITKADLVVGAVLIPGAKAPNLITRDMLSLMKKGSVIVDVAVDQGGCVETIKATTHDDPTYIVDGVVHYGVANMPGAVPRTSTFALVNQTTPYALRLAAKGVDALKDDPGLALGLNTYKGKLTCPAVGEAFGMESQTPEEALGI